The Saccharomycodes ludwigii strain NBRC 1722 chromosome II, whole genome shotgun sequence genome window below encodes:
- the TFC3 gene encoding transcription factor TFIIIC subunit TFC3 (similar to Saccharomyces cerevisiae YAL001C | TFC3 | Transcription Factor class C) — translation MCLAPDELLSQISQEIAYHKGKVNLETFWNITKQFIDISDISIKDFVLRNLLADDDIQFLFNGSQLDHKDELTYFNLNQEELHNYEIKLSDDKLWLLLTNYTSKDSNIGGMAFELLLEIAKNKEKGINTLTLQRNTKQDSRSFTGRLNKLGSLIISEPCIFKGHVTKHLVYYKFNNTVREKKTKIVGSGDYIDWKRFLPIIVETVKNSKNQLRQVLDLRRELKFDKERKVKRRFQSGITWLVDNGYLKKVFVLSPINNTVKIVCVQYIRDLKSEEQALTNFDESENEEEENDDDDDDDEDKMRDEDEDTNGAGEDEEERAANLAANQNILQAPSLIIEDAQEINGKKKQFLVNRFHPLQTITNSYISQFGKEGATSMQTIDNICGNDYKRPFTRSIEFFADAPSVLDNTPYNGFRLIKVYDFEGKRKHHRFFTEDSYLALTSQKKKKRGPLFEPIIEQQLTLKDLEEKNLSVFPDILGATTLPSGEEHYIWYNDLNTNVKKEVKKRTHIMVEGPKASRLKEKRAKIKPERPLPSTVHPRTPGAIEVNGFSGTTLKSLQRQRAIMQLLMKNKGVLVYRDSILEDVARTVGLKTVLDRKTFYRDIEDLRKCGKLRVRENGFNGKSVYFGAEISDADIDNYLGSYKESKKKTKVLEVIKSSELYFYDKREKDKFNRVPKSVKRVEEYQVRHNEAKLKRMGNKKSRSRSRKVVAGKPTKSIADIHGEKEDESTAEQIISNKVSRKTKKEPYTASSVRNLNSKDGIDCLMKCTMISKSLKGQVLWTEIQKIFPKNSLAILKKQYIKKRTKLGHDYIKSEIAKWKRIMVNAVQQGLGTLEDAEKFNLAKLLYIWKTHESTQKNKPLKLFKVYEKNFETYTLVDKYTFEFNDNAITKSSMVQRQKHILRKTYTVASRLKQEDTPGTDEIKSIIKSVLISDDEIDTNTVALLKAYQKDDIDKAMISMAKEKQLSFIGASKLQLTDVFFDFMVSKGRLDFFEGSASFARKLNEILSNNKGWILSEEPSGFAMYIYLGMLEALDLNVINIPVNQKEEKFYYASRRFETGSLISPLLLFQKKHLKHFGNQTWKVPIPSGPPFSKLWIDKKGNIRDNIWKNMLGIVLWNVLFYPGIDVGGLSERCSKVLSRKEIENIVEWLESNEVIAVGNLDAIMMNPGFAELQMFV, via the coding sequence atgTGTTTAGCGCCGGATGAGTTGCTGTCTCAGATTAGTCAAGAGATCGCTTATCATAAGGGGAAAGTAAATTTGGAAACTTTTTGgaatataacaaaacaaTTCATTGACATTAGTGATATTAGTATTAAGGATTTTGTGTTGAGAAACCTATTGGCGGATGATGACATCCAATTCCTATTTAATGGCAGTCAACTAGATCACAAAGATGAACTTacttattttaatttaaaccAAGAGGAATTGCATAACTACGAAATTAAACTAAGCGATGATAAATTATGGTTATTGTTGACCAATTATACATCCAAAGATTCAAACATTGGTGGAATGGCTTTTGAGTTACTTTTAGAAATTGCTAAGAATAAGGAAAAAGGCATTAACACTTTAACCCTTCAACGTAACACTAAGCAGGATTCTAGAAGTTTTACGGGCAGATTAAATAAGTTAGGATCCTTGATTATTTCTGAACCTTGCATTTTTAAAGGTCATGTCACTAAACATTTGGTATATTACAAGTTTAATAACACTGTTCGTGagaaaaagacaaaaattGTTGGAAGTGGGGACTATATTGACTGGAAGCGATTCTTACCAATTATTGTAGAAACCGTTAAAAACTCCAAAAATCAACTAAGACAAGTTCTAGATTTGAGAAGAGAATTGAAATTTGACaaggaaagaaaagttaAGAGGAGGTTCCAATCAGGTATTACTTGGTTAGTGGATAATGGATACTTAAAAAAGGTGTTTGTTTTATCGCCAATAAACAATACTGTGAAAATTGTTTGTGTTCAATATATAAGGGATTTAAAATCAGAAGAGCAGGCCCTAACCAATTTTGATGAAAGCGAGaatgaggaagaagaaaatgatgatgatgatgatgatgatgaggaCAAAATGcgtgatgaagatgaagatacTAACGGGGCGGGTGAAGACGAAGAGGAACGTGCTGCAAATCTAGCAGCTAATCAAAACATTTTACAAGCACCTTCTTTGATTATAGAAGATGCACAAGAAAtaaatggtaaaaaaaaacaatttttggTAAATAGATTTCATCCGTtacaaacaataacaaattcTTATATTTCACAGTTTGGTAAAGAAGGTGCTACTTCTATGCAGACTATAGATAATATTTGTGGGAATGATTACAAAAGACCTTTCACTAGATCGATTGAATTTTTCGCTGATGCACCCAGTGTTTTGGACAACACACCATATAATGGATTCAGGTTGATAAAAGTTTATGATTTTGAggggaaaagaaaacacCACCGTTTTTTTACGGAGGATAGTTATTTGGCATTGACCTctcagaaaaaaaagaaacgaggGCCTTTATTTGAGCCCATAATTGAACAGCAACTAACATTAAAGGATTTGGAAGAGAAAAACTTATCTGTTTTCCCCGACATTCTAGGTGCCACTACGTTACCTAGTGGGGAAGAACATTATATTTGGTATAACGATTTAAATACGAATGTGAAAAAGGAAGTGAAGAAAAGAACACATATTATGGTTGAAGGTCCAAAAGCATCTCGTctaaaagagaaaagagcGAAAATTAAACCGGAAAGGCCATTACCTTCCACAGTTCATCCTAGAACTCCAGGAGCAATTGAGGTTAATGGATTTTCAGGGACAACTTTGAAATCTTTACAGCGTCAAAGAGCAATTATGCAATTGTTGATGAAAAACAAAGGTGTTTTAGTTTACAGGGATAGTATTTTGGAGGATGTTGCTAGGACCGTTGGCTTGAAAACAGTTTTGGACAGGAAAACATTTTATAGAGACATTGAAGATCTCCGGAAATGTGGGAAGTTGCGTGTTCGGGAAAATGGTTTTAATGGTAAAAGTGTATATTTTGGAGCTGAAATTAGTGATGCGGATATCGACAATTATTTAGGCTCTTACAAAGAatctaaaaagaaaacaaaggTCTTAGAAGTTATTAAAAGCTCGGAgctatatttttatgacAAGCGAGAAAAGGATAAGTTCAACAGGGTTCCGAAATCAGTCAAGAGAGTTGAAGAATATCAAGTTAGACATAATGAAGCAAAATTAAAGAGAATGGGCAATAAAAAGTCCAGATCAAGATCTAGGAAAGTTGTTGCTGGCAAACCAACTAAATCTATTGCAGATATACAtggagaaaaagaagacgAATCGACTGCGGAACAAATAATTTCGAACAAAGTGTCAAGGAAGACCAAAAAAGAGCCATACACCGCGTCATCTGTTCGGAACCTGAACTCTAAAGACGGTATTGACTGTTTGATGAAATGTACTATGATTTCCAAGAGTTTGAAAGGACAGGTTTTATGGACTGAAATACAGAAAATATTTCCCAAAAATTCACTTgcaattttgaaaaagcaatatattaaaaaaaggacaaaGCTTGGACATGACTATATAAAGTCAGAAATCGCCAAGTGGAAAAGGATCATGGTTAATGCAGTTCAGCAGGGTTTAGGTACTTTAGAAGACGCAGAAAAGTTTAATTTGGCCAAGTTACTCTATATATGGAAAACTCATGAAAGcacccaaaaaaataaaccattGAAATTGTTCAAGGTTTACGAGAAGAATTTTGAAACATATACCCTAGTAGATAAATATACTTTTGaatttaatgataatgcAATAACGAAATCTTCGATGGTACAACGACAAAAGCACATATTGAGGAAAACGTATACGGTAGCTTCCAGGCTGAAACAAGAAGACACACCAGGCACTGATGAGATAAAATCCATAATCAAGTCTGTATTAATTTCTGATGATGAAATAGACACGAATACTGTTGCTTTGTTGAAGGCATATCAAAAGGATGACATTGATAAGGCAATGATTAGTATGGCCAAAGAGAAGCAATTGTCATTTATTGGAGCATCTAAATTACAGCTAACGGATGTATTCTTTGATTTTATGGTTAGCAAGGGAAGATTGGATTTTTTTGAAGGATCAGCATCGTTTGCCAGGAAGTTGAATGAAATTCTGTCTAACAACAAGGGGTGGATACTCTCTGAAGAACCAAGTGGTTTTGcaatgtatatttatttgggAATGTTAGAAGCTTTGGATCTTAATGTTATCAATATACCTGTAAAccaaaaagaagagaaattTTACTATGCTTCCAGAAGATTTGAAACCGGTTCACTAATTTCGCCGTTAttactttttcaaaaaaagcatttaaaacattttggTAACCAAACTTGGAAAGTTCCTATACCTTCTGGGCCTCcgttttcaaaactttgGATTGATAAAAAAGGCAATATAAGGGAtaatatttggaaaaatatgTTGGGTATAGTTCTCTGGAATGTATTGTTTTATCCAGGCATTGATGTAGGAGGTTTATCTGAAAGGTGTTCGAAGGTGCTATctagaaaagaaatagagAATATTGTAGAATGGCTTGAATCGAATGAAGTTATAGCTGTTGGAAATTTAGATGCTATTATGATGAACCCCGGCTTTGCAGAACTTCAAATGTTTGTCTAA
- the EFM5 gene encoding protein-lysine N-methyltransferase (similar to Saccharomyces cerevisiae YGR001C | EFM5 | Elongation Factor Methyltransferase) codes for MVDTDSDTELTLSAHALAALQEFKQEEKQRQEEFQSLYTAADEKFEKQNLKGMELFKEDWQLSQFWYSDETADLLADALLEGADEETVVAIVSAPSVFASIKKKDPATLPTKKIYLFEYDKRFEVLAGKDYFFYYDYFKPLDFNDKLKGKVHRLLIDPPFLTDDCQTKSSITAKALLVSDKAQKTKTGALKYRLVSCTGERMKNVISRAYPDTHITTFHPEHANGLSNEFRCYASFEWAKWKFECD; via the exons ATGGTTGATACAGACTCAGATACAGAATT aaCACTTTCAGCACATGCATTAGCGGCTTTACAAGAATTCAAGCAAGAAGAAAAGCAGCGTCAAGAAGAGTTCCAAAGTTTATATACAGCTGCTGATGAAAAATTcgaaaaacaaaacttgAAAGGAATGGAGTTGTTTAAAGAAGATTGGCAGTTGTCCCAATTTTGGTACAGCGATGAAACTGCCGACTTATTGGCAGATGCGTTACTAGAAGGTGCAGACGAAGAAACTGTGGTTGCGATTGTTAGTGCACCATCTGTTTTCGcttcaattaaaaagaaagatcCAGCTACTTTGCCCACAAAGAAGATATATCTTTTCGAATACGATAAGCGGTTTGAAGTATTGGCAGGAAAAGACTACTTCTTTTACTATGACTATTTTAAACCACTAGATTTTAATGATAAGCTGAAAGGAAAAGTGCATAGATTGTTGATTGATCCTCCATTTTTAACGGATGATTGTCAAACAAAATCATCCATCACTGCCAAGGCATTATTGGTCTCGGATAAGGCACAAAAAACGAAAACAGGTGCTTTGAAATATCGCTTGGTGTCTTGTACGGGAGAAAGGATGAAAAATGTAATATCCAGGGCTTATCCTGATACACATATCACCACATTCCATCCAGAGCATGCCAATGGATTATCCAATGAGTTTAGATGCTATGCTTCGTTTGAATGGGCCAAATGGAAATTCGAATGCGATTAA
- a CDS encoding truncated gag-pol fusion protein (similar to Saccharomyces cerevisiae YCL074W | retrotransposon pseudogene): protein MNHSIDRLDQLFAQQVMSPEAIPEVLYKLKGNSNYKKWCDEFTYMLTAFNPYIVSFLQTGLLNIPDINNADTFVTTRMLTTASRIADMAIRKSLDENTLDTYTAATNAFRGTNYYLRTKAGWDSLNEMYSSGTLRSYYDAMSKKPTPYTLTSSISTCTEVINHLVELDDLRMTNSVLYQSALFLDYCPAIADMVIDKYGDSTDVTVNQIKLYLTNKSATRKNKDNAINPLSSAFLSQSSTLNTSQKIQNGDAFTKVSAKNQRYNRETKYRCKLCDKDHKTINCPDIEKCREILQKTKSSAFFSNGNSKSRKCDNFVKSEPIWCLDSGCSAHMTDNRSCFTELLPCNTTVNGIGGKRLTAEGIGTVNINGTVFRDVLYVPDLQNNLISVRKIRSEGYDLVFKKDGTVWLHGKDVLRQVGIETKGGIYSWCGDSFAFCSLAADNLSFGPVSQKIAASSSSAPIWHAKLGHPSVKYYNAAARIFGKPILNSEKYSKCPTCQLSKGIHDKSTSSTTTYKQPLSVIMVDICGGFRYKEQTEARYFLTIVDAFSRYITVISLKRKSDATSSLITWITQIENFFAANGYNYRLGTIRSDHGGEFDNNNFHEYLQKKGVKHEFTVSHSSYQNGIAERTHRTIEERMRALMIGGKVPPYLWTEALQTSVYIINRTPRPFNNNKIPYCIWFNKSPKSINIEHLHVFGCAAYVTLPESNRDGKLMPNSILGVFVGYDSSHKAYRIYHIDSAKIFVAANRDIVFDDTMFPFAYSSDSSKAYNFADSKVTGPPKYPSIGSTQTNSSINPSMASKGTYLPPMTSMINNINTSSLSSDSDGDIILPDDKKTFDSLQNNKIANTTNSDLVPLATNSIIHRMPDDSPMPYIGHQPVESTQTGLDTILPPRQSCIAANPIKQLSVLPTNYETGEHTSKEKLASLDSLVPFSNSSSLPATESSESIPSPDFSKLLPDSQKLLTTSVQPLEVGEATAPFLGSSSVAPFFIPHGGNTPLTSQLLDLALPSTSISSSPSTSENSSSTVPSLNELPLLPASTGTTDSLVHTSPDVFDQTETNATEGYSSTAIKRSHTAAFPEHSNIALSAMAYFGTHDDKIPQNFSAALKGPNGKKWKSACQQELNSLVENHTFDLVSPPSDTKTIGSRWVFTIKDSGLYKARLVAQGFTQRAGIDYNETFAPVIRYSSVRLFLAVAASRGFLIHQMDVTTAFLNAPIDTPIYVRPPVGYPHAPGMVWKLNKSLYGLKQAPLLWNQTIAGKLAHIGFTKHPSEHGLFVCCNNSDETFVALYVDDLLIAGSSSANVSKVKHYLSECFQMKDLGPASKFLGMNITQSPQGISVSLSDYISKLLVEFGPPFKPIHTPLDKHADLFSSIEPPTSDITRFQSMVGKLLFASNTVRYDIAFAASFLSRFLKSPTNVHLKAARRVVDYLITTKDFSLTYKKGIPSHLTVYSDASYADDKTDMHSTCGYITVYSGAPITWSSKKIKVMCLSSTDAEYISMSEACKEAYWLTDIFNGLNIEIPSIDLMADNTSAIALAKHPTQHNRTKHINVKYHHIREAVETKKVNIQFLKTTEQPADMMTKPLSRALHERCRDTFITT, encoded by the coding sequence ATGAATCATTCTATTGATCGGTTAGATCAGCTATTCGCTCAACAGGTTATGAGCCCTGAGGCAATACCCGAAGTACTCtacaaattaaaaggaAATTCCAACTATAAAAAATGGTGTGACGAATTTACTTATATGTTAACAGCCTTTAACCCATATATTGTGAGTTTCTTGCAAACTGGTCTATTAAACATACCAGACATTAATAATGCTGATACATTTGTTACCACTAGAATGCTTACCACGGCTAGTCGAATTGCAGACATGGCCATCAGAAAATCTCTCGATGAAAATACATTAGATACATATACAGCTGCCACAAATGCTTTTCGGGGCacaaattattatctaaGAACCAAGGCCGGCTGGGATAGCTTGAATGAGATGTATTCCTCCGGTACTTTGAGATCCTACTATGATGCCATGAGCAAGAAGCCTACACCTTATACCTTAACTTCTTCCATTTCGACATGTACTGAAGTTATAAATCATCTAGTCGAATTAGATGACTTGAGAATGACAAACTCAGTTTTATACCAAAGTGccttatttttagattATTGTCCAGCAATTGCTGATATGGTGATTGATAAGTATGGTGATTCCACAGATGTCACTGTTAATCAGATTAAATTGTATTTGACTAATAAGTCAGCAACAAGAAAGAATAAAGACAATGCCATAAATCCATTATCTTCTGCTTTTCTTTCTCAATCTTCAACCCTCAATACATCACAGAAAATCCAAAATGGTGATGCTTTTACTAAGGTCTCAGCCAAAAATCAAAGATATAACAGAGAAACAAAGTATAGGTGCAAGTTATGCGACAAAGATCATAAAACTATCAATTGTCCCGATATTGAGAAATGTAGAgaaatattacaaaaaacCAAAAGTAGCGCATTCTTCTCAAACGGAAATTCTAAATCCCGAAAATGTGATAATTTTGTCAAATCTGAACCTATTTGGTGTTTAGATAGTGGATGTTCAGCACATATGACTGATAATAGGAGTTGTTTTACAGAACTACTACCATGTAACACAACAGTTAATGGTATTGGTGGAAAGAGATTAACGGCAGAAGGAATAGGAACTGTTAATATAAATGGAACTGTCTTCAGGGATGTTTTATATGTACCTGATCTTCAGAACAATCTAATTTCTGTTAGGAAAATTAGGAGTGAAGGTTATGACCTTGTATTCAAGAAAGACGGTACCGTCTGGCTACATGGAAAAGATGTGTTACGTCAGGTTGGTATTGAAACTAAGGGCGGTATTTATTCTTGGTGTGGTGATTCCTTTGCTTTCTGCTCTCTTGCTGCGGACAACCTATCGTTTGGCCCAGTCTCACAAAAGATTGCAGCTTCCTCATCAAGTGCACCAATCTGGCATGCTAAATTAGGACACCCCAGtgttaaatattataatgcCGCTGCCCGGATATTTGGAAAACCAATTTTGAACTCTGAGAAGTATTCTAAATGCCCAACCTGTCAATTGTCAAAAGGTATCCATGACAAGTCGACATCTTCAACCACTACGTATAAACAACCACTGTCTGTCATCATGGTTGATATCTGTGGTGGCTTTCGATATAAAGAACAAACTGAAGCTAGATATTTTCTAACAATAGTTGATGCTTTCTCCCGATATATAACTGTTATATCCTTAAAGCGCAAATCTGATGCCACATCCTCATTGATTACATGGATAACCCAAATTGAGAATTTCTTTGCTGCAAATGGTTACAATTATCGACTTGGTACTATTAGATCTGATCATGGTGGTGAATTtgacaacaataattttcATGAATATCTTCAAAAGAAAGGGGTGAAACATGAATTCACCGTATCACATTCCAGTTATCAAAATGGAATTGCTGAGCGTACACATCGTACTATCGAAGAACGAATGAGAGCATTGATGATTGGAGGAAAGGTACCACCCTATTTGTGGACAGAGGCACTACAAACTTCTGTCTATATTATCAACAGGACACCTCGTCCatttaacaataacaaaataccATACTGTATCTGGTTTAATAAATCTCCCAAATCTATTAATATAGAACATCTACATGTATTTGGATGTGCTGCGTATGTTACATTACCAGAGTCTAATCGTGATGGAAAATTGATGCCAAACTCTATCCTTGGTGTTTTTGTTGGTTATGATAGCTCTCACAAAGCCTATAGGATTTATCATATTGATAGTGCTAAGATTTTTGTTGCAGCTAATAGagatattgtttttgatgaTACTATGTTTCCATTTGCCTACTCATCTGACTCGTCAAAAGCCTATAATTTTGCTGATTCAAAAGTTACAGGACCCCCTAAGTATCCATCTATTGGATCAACCCAAACTAATTCATCTATTAATCCTAGTATGGCTAGTAAAGGAACTTACCTACCACCAATGACATCTATGATAAACAATATCAATACCTCATCTTTATCGTCTGACTCAGACGGGGATATAATTCTACCAGATGATAAAAAGACCTTTGACTCATTACAGAATAACAAAATTGCTAATACAACCAATTCTGACTTAGTTCCCTTAGCAACAAACTCAATTATTCATCGAATGCCTGATGATTCCCCAATGCCGTACATCGGACATCAGCCTGTTGAAAGTACTCAAACTGGGTTAGATACCATTCTCCCTCCTAGGCAATCATGTATTGCTGCAAATCCTATCAAACAATTATCAGTTCTCCCAACCAATTATGAAACTGGTGAACATACctctaaagaaaaattagcTTCCTTGGACAGCCTTGTTCCCTTCTCAAACAGTTCATCCTTGCCTGCTACAGAATCATCTGAATCCATTCCTTCTCctgatttttcaaaactatTACCAGACTCGCAGAAATTACTAACCACTTCAGTTCAACCACTTGAAGTTGGTGAAGCAACAGCTCCTTTCCTTGGATCGTCATCAGTGGCTCCCTTTTTCATTCCCCATGGTGGGAATACACCACTTACCTCTCAGCTTTTGGATCTTGCTTTACCATCTACTTCTATATCTTCCTCACCATCAACATCAGAAAATTCCTCTTCGACTGTACCATCACTAAATgaattaccattattaccaGCTTCAACTGGAACAACAGATTCCTTAGTCCATACATCGCCTGACGTTTTTGATCAGACTGAAACCAACGCTACTGAGGGTTATTCATCCACTGCTATTAAACGTTCCCATACAGCAGCATTTCCTGAGCACTCTAATATTGCTTTATCTGCTATGGCCTATTTTGGAACCCATGATGATAAAATACCACAAAACTTTAGTGCTGCATTAAAAGGTCCAAATGgtaaaaaatggaaaagtGCGTGTCAACAGGAATTAAATTCGCTTGTTGAAAATCACACGTTTGATTTGGTTTCTCCTCCATCCGACACTAAAACTATAGGTTCTCGTTGGGTCTTTACCATTAAGGATTCAGGGTTGTACAAAGCCCGTTTAGTTGCCCAAGGTTTTACACAGCGTGCTGGTATTGATTACAATGAAACATTTGCTCCTGTTATTCGTTATAGCAGCGTTCGTTTGTTTCTTGCTGTTGCTGCGTCTCGTGGTTTCCTAATCCACCAAATGGATGTAACCACGGCATTTCTAAATGCACCTATTGATACACCCATATATGTCCGTCCTCCTGTTGGTTATCCACATGCTCCTGGCATGGTGTggaaattgaataaaagcTTATATGGTTTGAAACAAGCGCCTCTTCTTTGGAACCAAACTATAGCTGGAAAATTAGCCCATATAGGCTTTACAAAACATCCATCTGAGCATGggttgtttgtttgttgcAATAACTCCGATGAAACTTTTGTTGCACTCTATGTTGATGATTTATTGATTGCCGGTAGCTCTTCTGCTAATGTTTCTAAAGTCAAGCATTACTTGTCCGAGTGTTTCCAGATGAAAGATCTTGGACCTGCTTCAAAATTTCTTGGTATGAACATAACGCAATCTCCACAAGGAATTTCGGTCTCTCTATCCgattatatttcaaaattgcTTGTTGAATTTGGACCTCCATTTAAACCCATTCATACTCCACTAGATAAACATGccgatttattttcttcaattgaACCTCCAACTTCCGATATCACTAGATTTCAAAGCATGGTGGGAAAACTGCTATTTGCTTCGAATACTGTGAGATATGATATTGCTTTTGCTGCTTCATTTTTATCTCGGTTTCTCAAATCGCCTACAAATGTGCATCTGAAAGCTGCTAGAAGAGTTGTTGACTATCTAATTACTACTAAAGATTTTAGTCTCACTTATAAAAAAGGTATTCCGTCTCATCTTACTGTCTACAGTGATGCATCCTATGCCGATGATAAGACGGATATGCATTCTACCTGTGGATACATCACAGTTTACAGTGGTGCACCCATTACGTGGAGTTCcaagaaaattaaagtaATGTGCTTATCTTCTACTGATGCAGAATATATATCCATGAGTGAAGCGTGTAAAGAAGCATATTGGTTAACTGACATATTTAATGGCCTGAACATTGAAATACCATCTATTGATTTGATGGCTGATAACACATCTGCAATTGCACTTGCTAAACATCCAACACAACACAACCGTACAAAACACATTAACGTAAAATATCACCACATAAGAGAAGCCGTTGAAACCAAAAAGGTAAacattcaatttttaaaaacaacagaACAACCAGCTGATATGATGACCAAACCTCTCTCAAGAGCTTTACACGAAAGATGCCGTGACACCTTTATTACTACTTAA
- the ERG26 gene encoding sterol-4-alpha-carboxylate 3-dehydrogenase (decarboxylating) (similar to Saccharomyces cerevisiae YGL001C | ERG26 | ERGosterol biosynthesis) → MSKEIKSVLLIGGAGFLGLHLIQEFYDVKPQPKICVFDVRPIPEKLSKQFTFNPKEIEFFKGDLTSEEDVAKAIKSSGANVVVHSASPMHGNTQEVYEKVNVEGTRNLIKVSKACGVKALVYTSSAGVIFNGQDIHNADETWPIPEIPMDGYNETKAIAEGMVLKANDPSCGFLTVALRPAGIFGPGDRQLVPGLRAVAKLGQSKFQIGDNNNLFDWTYAGNVANAHVLAAIKLLDAETRNAVSGETFFITNDTPAYFWALARTVWKADGHIDKYNIVLSRPVAIVVGYLSEFFSKLLGKEPGLTPFRVKIVCAYRYHNISKAKRLLGYYPVVGIEEGINRTLAWMDEGLD, encoded by the coding sequence ATGTCCAAGGAGATAAAAAGTGTATTGCTAATTGGTGGTGCTGGGTTTTTAGGTCTTCATTTAATTCAAGAATTTTATGATGTTAAACCTCAACCAAAGATCTGTGTATTTGATGTCCGTCCAATACCAGAAAAGTTAAGTAAACAGTTCACATTTAACCCAAAAGAAATAGAGTTTTTTAAAGGGGATCTAACATCCGAAGAAGATGTTGCTAAAGCGATCAAAAGTTCGGGTGCCAATGTTGTAGTCCATTCTGCTTCTCCCATGCACGGGAATACCCAAGAGGTATATGAGAAGGTGAATGTTGAAGGTACTAGGAATTTGATTAAGGTTTCCAAAGCTTGTGGTGTGAAAGCCTTGGTCTATACTTCCTCGGCtggtgttatttttaacggGCAAGATATTCACAATGCAGACGAGACTTGGCCAATACCAGAGATTCCTATGGATGGTTACAATGAGACCAAAGCTATAGCAGAAGGGATGGTGTTAAAGGCAAACGATCCCTCGTGTGGATTTTTAACAGTTGCCTTAAGGCCAGCTGGTATTTTTGGGCCTGGCGATCGTCAATTGGTCCCAGGGTTGAGGGCAGTTGCCAAGCTTGGTCAATCTAAATTTCAAATTGGCGACAACAATAACTTGTTTGATTGGACGTATGCAGGAAATGTTGCGAATGCTCATGTTTTGGCAGCTATAAAATTACTAGACGCAGAGACAAGAAATGCAGTTTCTGGGGAAACATTTTTCATTACAAATGACACTCCTGCCTATTTCTGGGCCTTAGCACGTACTGTTTGGAAGGCAGATGGACACATTGATAAgtataatattgttttgtCCAGACCAGTTGCCATTGTTGTTGGATACTTGtctgaatttttttctaaattgcTAGGCAAAGAACCAGGTTTAACTCCTTTCAGAGTTAAAATTGTATGTGCTTATCGTTACCATAATATTAGCAAGGCCAAGAGATTATTGGGGTATTATCCAGTAGTTGGCATTGAAGAAGGTATTAATAGGACTTTGGCCTGGATGGATGAAGGCTTGGATTAA